One Chelonoidis abingdonii isolate Lonesome George chromosome 18, CheloAbing_2.0, whole genome shotgun sequence genomic region harbors:
- the RBM7 gene encoding RNA-binding protein 7 has translation MSLLNGIKLFGRPIKIQFRSGSSHASQDGNSSYSQHGTASTSPSSTPHSTPNSNSRYDRSTDNMLATGFTSVQMLQRSFSSPDNLQRQVMNSGTWQQSQYSGKYGSPHSDQSTYTSPGQQQSHSFNQSSGSQMQRRPDGSSAQRKNRLNSHPYHMDSRHFNREQRFGDYGSDHHYRGSRDEYSYEDRSPHDPGSDHYSRGNRDEYCYEDRSHDGWSHDYNRRENYRDGKWRPSRH, from the exons ATGAGTCTGCTTAATGGGATCAAACTTTTTGGAAGGCCCATCAAAATTCAGTTCCGATCAG GGAGTAGTCATGCGTCTCAAGATGGCAATTCATCTTATTCCCAGCATGGAACTGCTAGTACAAGTCCTTCCAGCACACCACATTCAACACCAAATTCCAACAG CAGATATGATAGGAGCACAGATAACATGTTAGCAACAGGATTCACATCCGTGCAGATGCTCCAAAGGTCTTTCTCATCTCCTGATAACCTTCAGAGACAAGTG atGAATAGTGGTACATGGCAGCAGTCACAATACAGTGGAAAGTATGGTTCTCCGCATTCAGATCAGTCCACTTATACTTCACCGGGGCAGCAGCAGAGTCATTCATTTAATCAGTCTTCAGGCTCACAAATGCAGCGTCGTCCAGATGGATCATCAGCACAGCGCAAGAACAGGCTGAACTCCCATCCTTATCATATGGACAGCAGACATTTTAACCGCGAGCAGCGTTTTGGAGACTACGGATCTGATCATCATTACAGGGGGAGCAGAGATGAGTACAGCTATGAAGACAGGAGTCCTCATGACCCTGGGTCTGATCACTACTCCAGAGGGAACAGGGATGAGTACTGCTATGAAGACAGGAGCCATGATGGCTGGAGCCATGACTATAACAGAAGAGAGAACTACAGAGATGGCAAATGGCGTCCATCCCGGCATTAG
- the REXO2 gene encoding oligoribonuclease, mitochondrial yields MRAWLLGSAGRRLLAALRAGVPDGAAMAWGSMGQRMVWVDLEMTGLDIEKDQIIEMACLITDSDLNILAEGPNLIINQPDELLDGMSEWCKEHHGKSGLTKAVKESTISLQQAEYEFLSFVRQQTPPGLCPLAGNSVHADKKFLDKYMPQFMRHLHYRIIDVSTVKELCRRWYPEEFEFAPKKVASHRALDDIRESVKELQFYRNSIFKRKTDEKKRKIIENGESDKTVS; encoded by the exons ATGCGTGCTTGGTTGCTGGGCTCAGCCGGGCGCCGGCTGCTTGCGGCACTGAGAGCCGGGGTCCCGGACGGAGCGGCCATGGCGTGGGGCAGCATGGGACAGAGGATGGTCTGGGTGGATCTGGAG ATGACTGGACTGGACATAGAGAAGGACCAGATCATTGAGATGGCTTGTCTCATAACTGATTCTGATTTAAACATTTTGGCTGAG GGTCCCAACCTGATTATAAACCAGCCAGATGAGTTGCTGGATGGCATGTCAGAATGGTGTAAAGAGCATCATGGGAAG TCTGGCCTTACCAAGGCAGTGAAAGAAAGTACAATTTCATTGCAGCAAGCAGAGTATGAATTTCTGTCCTTTGTACGACAGCAAACACCCCCCGGCCTCTGTCCTCTTGCAG GAAACTCTGTTCATGCAGATAAGAAGTTTCTTGACAAATATATGCCTCAGTTCATGAGGCACCTTCATTACAGGATAATTGATGTGAGCACTGTCAAAGAACTTTGCAG GCGCTGGTATCCAGAAGAATTTGAGTTTGCACCAAAGAAGGTGGCTTCTCACAG AGCACTCGATGACATCAGGGAAAGCGTCAAAGAACTTCAGTTCTACAGAAATAGCATCTTCAAGAGGAAAacagatgaaaagaaaagaaaaataatagaaaatggagaaagtgATAAAACTGTGAGCTGA